CAGGCCGCTCCCTGCTCGATCCATTTTTCGAGGATGGCGATCTCGGTGGGGGTCAGTTCGAGCTTCGAGTCCTCCGGCGGCATCCGCTCCTCGGGGTCCTCGTGGTGGATGCGGCGTACGAGCTCGCTGGCGCCGGGGTCGCCCGGCACGATGGCGAACTGGTCCGTCGGCTGGCCGTCTTCATCGGTCAGCGCGGCGAGCGCGCCCTCGTGGGTATCGAGCCGGAGGCCGGCCTCGCGCGTGTTGGCGTCCGGCCCGTGGCACTTGAAGCAGCGGTCGGACAGGATGGGTTTGACGTGAAAGTTAAAATCGACCACCGCCGGCACGACGGCCGTCGCCTGGGTAGTGGATTCCGGTCCCGAGCAGCCGGCGAACGCAAACAGAGCAACGAGCGGAATAAGAAACGAGCTACGAGATAGCGGCATGCCGTGTCCACTCCAAAAGACGCAATGAGCCAGAAAACGCAATGAGCCAGAAAACGCGATGAGCCAGAAAACGCGATGAGGTAGTGGAGGAATATCGGCGATGGCCAGGGAAATGTCGAACCTCGCAGTGAAAAATTGCGGGATCGCCTGCCCGCGTGGCGGGTATGCCTTTCCCCGCCAGACGCCATCGCTATGACCCCCATCGCGCTTGCCCGCTACAACATTCTGTTCAGCCTCGGCATCCTGGGACTGAAATACGCGGCCTATGCGCTGACGGGGTCGGTGTCGCTGTACTCGGACGCGCTGGAGTCCATCGTCAACGTAGCCGCCGCGCTGATGGCGCTGTACGCCATCCAGGTCGCCGCGCAGCCGCCGGACCGCGAGCATCCGTTCGGGCACACCAAGGCCGAGTTCCTCTCGGCCGTCGCCGAGGGGGCCCTGATCCTGTTCGCCGCCGTCGAGATCGCCCGCGCCGCCGGCGCCCGCCTGTTGGCGCCCGTACCGCTCGAAGGGCTGACGGCAGGCCTCGCGCTTTCGTCGCTGGCCGGCGTGCTGACCGCCGCCTGGGCCGCATTCCTCATCCGCACGGGCCGAAAACGCCGCTCGCCGGCCCTCGTGGCCGACGGCAAGCACCTGTGGACGGATGTCGTGAGCACGGGCGGCGTGCTGGTCGGCATCCTCCTCG
This portion of the Rhodothermales bacterium genome encodes:
- a CDS encoding cation diffusion facilitator family transporter; this translates as MTPIALARYNILFSLGILGLKYAAYALTGSVSLYSDALESIVNVAAALMALYAIQVAAQPPDREHPFGHTKAEFLSAVAEGALILFAAVEIARAAGARLLAPVPLEGLTAGLALSSLAGVLTAAWAAFLIRTGRKRRSPALVADGKHLWTDVVSTGGVLVGILLANATGWWILDPILAMAVAINVVIEGLRLMRESMGGLMDESLPDAQMDDIQQIIRTSMDGAIEAHALRSRTAGRHRFIEFHLVVPGSMSVEASHAICDRLETALVAGIADCSVTIHVEPEGKAKHLGPVARLRD